CCAAAACGTGCCTTACTTTCTCTTGTGACCAAGAGAAAGTAACAAAGAGAAGTCCTGGGGGCGTTCCAGCTAATGTCTATCAAAAGAAATACGAATAAAAGTATTTAACATTATTTTTATCACTCTGCCCTTGCCCGATGCCGCCGACCGCCCCCATACCCCGCCCGATCATTTTGGCAGGCAAAATGATCGGTTTGTGTTTGTTGGTTTTATCTGTCCCTGTGATAAGAAATTCCCCAGTCCCATTGATCTCCCCCTTCCCCCTACTAATGTTATTGAGCCGGTCGAAGTATTAAAAGCGGAGCAGAGAAGAGCCATTATAAGAGAAAGCGGAGACCGGTTTTGAATGAAAATAACAAAGGGACGATCAAATGATCGTCCCTCGAATATTTCTGGTGGGCCCTCTGGGATTTGAACCCGGAACCAACGGATTATGAGTCCGCTGCTCTAACCGTTGAGCTAAGGGCCCACAAAGTATGGTAATGATAACATATAGTCAGATGTTTAGTCAATATCTTTAATAGTCTGTAATACTGTAAATCCTTTGCTTGACATAATAAAACGACATTGCTATAATCATTAATTAAGTGAATTATATAAAACATTAAAGGGATAAAGATGAAAAAAGCAACAGCAATTATGGCTCTCTTAATGGCTTTCTCTGTGTTAGCCCTGGCCGGATCGTTCGGGAAACAACACAAGCCCGAGATCAAAAAAGGCCCCTACCTATCCTGGGATGGCGACCCCCAGACCACCATGACCATAAGCTGGGAGACCAATATTCCTGTTTCCGGAAAACTGGCCTACGGGCCCAAGGGCAAGATAAACCGCATCTTGCGGGACGACCAGGCCGGGACTCTGCACCACCTGAGGATAAAGGATCTTAAACCCGACACCCGCTACTACTACCAACTGCTGAACGTGGTCGCCCCGGTCTGCAGTTTTAAGACCGCACCCCGGGAGATGCGGGATTTCAATTTTGTCATCTACGGCGACACCCGAACCTTCCCGGAGCAGCACAAAAAGGTGATCGCTGCCATAACCCAATATAATCCCGAGTTCCTTATTCATACCGGCGATTACATCCAGGACGGACGGATCTGGGACCAGTGGCAGGAGTTCTTCGACGCCAGTCGGTCTTTTTCCTCTTTCATTCCCCTGCTGACAGTGATCGGCAACCACGAGAGGACGGCCGATAATTACCTTAAACTATTCGCCCTGCCGGGCAATGAACAGTGGTACTCCTTCGATTATCTGAACGCCCATTTCGTTATGCTCAACACCGAGGAGGATTTCTCGCCAGGCAGTTTGCAATACCAATGGGTTGAGGCCGAGCTTAAAAACTCCCGGCCCAAATACAAATGGCTGTTCGTTATCCAGCACCGCCAGACATTCTCCTCCGGCAAGCGGGGCAGCGACAAAAAGATACTGGAGAATCTGGAGCCGCTGTTCCGCCATAACCAGGTGGACATGGTCTTCTGCGGGCACGAGCATTTTTACGAAAGGCAGCGGCAGGCCGGGGTCAACTACATAATCACCGGAGGGGGCGGGGCGCCGCTGTACGAGGTCAATCCCGGCGATTCCACTTTTCATGCCGAGTCCAGCCTGCATTACTGCCAGATAGAGATCAGCGACAGCACCGCTAAGGTGAGGATGGTCCGGGTGGACGGCACCTCTCCGGATAGTCTGGTGATAAAAAAATAAAAGATGATAAATAAAAAATCAAATATCCTGGATTATTTTTTTGTATTGCGGCCGATCCTTTTGATCCCGGCCTGGACCATGCTTTTGGTGGGCTATGCCCGGGGTCAGGGGCAGCTATCAATTATCCTTGTCTTGCCCAAAGAATTCTGGCTGGCTGTGCTGATATACAGCGGCCTGATGGGGGCGGTCTATATAGTCAACCAGATATTCGATGTGGAGACCGACCGACTCAATAAGAAATTATTTCTGGTGGCTGAGGGCTACGTAAACAAAAAAGCCATCATCATCGAAGCCGCAGCCCTTTTCCTGGCGGCTATAGTCATTGGTTTCTGGAAATTCTCCGTTTTATTCGGGATCGTCATCATGCTATCAGGCATTTTAGGCCTGCTGTATTCGGTGCCGCCGTTCAAGTTCAAGGCCAAGCCCTTTCTGGATATGCTGGCCAACGGCTTGGGGTACGGCCTGCTGGCCTTTGCCGCCGGCTGGATCTCTGCCGGCAGGGACAATACCAATATATGGTTGTTCTCCGTCCCCTATGTGCTGGCGGTCTCGGCGGTATACCTGAACACCACCATCCCGGATCACAATTCGGACCAGGCCACCGGCAACATCACAACCGGGGTCTTTATGGGCATCAAAGCCACCCGCTGGCTGGCGCTGACCATGATGCTGTCCAGCCTGCTGCTGTCGATCCATTTTAAGGATTATCTCTGCCTAGCGGCGTCCGGTGCGGCCCTGCCATTGTTCGTGATGGCCGTGCTCTCGGCCAATATGCGCTGGACCATGCTGTCCTACCAGGCCGGCTCGCTGATGCTGGTCGTCCTTTCCGGCATACTGTTCCCGGTGTTCATCCCGATACTGATCGCCACATTTCTGGCCCTGAAGTTCTACCACAAATGGCGGTTTGGAATGGACTATCCGAAATTTGCCGATAGGGCATAATTGCACACGGATAACACGGATCGGGTGAGATTTTCACGAATATATTACCCTTGCTTTTTGTGAATCATGAAATATATATGCCTGCCATTGGTGTTGAACTTTTTATGGCTGGGGTTCTGTAGCGCTCAGCCGGATAAGGAGGGACAAGCAATGAGTATAAGAAGATCCATCATTGCCGGAAGCTGGTATCCGGGGGATGCCGATACCTTATCGGCTCAGATAAAAAAATATCTTGATGCGGCAAAGAGGACCGAAAGCGACGAACTGTTGACGGGCATCATCGTTCCTCATGCCGGGTATATGTATTCCGGTCCGACGGCGGCCTATGCATACAAGAACATCAGTCCGGAAAATATCTCCACTGTCATTATGGTAGGGCCCAGCCATAGCGCCTATTTTGAGGGTGCAGCAGTCTACGGTTTCGGCGCTTGGGAGACGCCGCTGGGAAAAGCCGAGATCGATTCCGAGTTGGCCGAAGAAATAATTTCCCAGGATCCGAAATACATTCATGACAACCC
The window above is part of the Candidatus Edwardsbacteria bacterium genome. Proteins encoded here:
- a CDS encoding UbiA family prenyltransferase; the protein is MINKKSNILDYFFVLRPILLIPAWTMLLVGYARGQGQLSIILVLPKEFWLAVLIYSGLMGAVYIVNQIFDVETDRLNKKLFLVAEGYVNKKAIIIEAAALFLAAIVIGFWKFSVLFGIVIMLSGILGLLYSVPPFKFKAKPFLDMLANGLGYGLLAFAAGWISAGRDNTNIWLFSVPYVLAVSAVYLNTTIPDHNSDQATGNITTGVFMGIKATRWLALTMMLSSLLLSIHFKDYLCLAASGAALPLFVMAVLSANMRWTMLSYQAGSLMLVVLSGILFPVFIPILIATFLALKFYHKWRFGMDYPKFADRA
- a CDS encoding metallophosphoesterase family protein, which codes for MAFSVLALAGSFGKQHKPEIKKGPYLSWDGDPQTTMTISWETNIPVSGKLAYGPKGKINRILRDDQAGTLHHLRIKDLKPDTRYYYQLLNVVAPVCSFKTAPREMRDFNFVIYGDTRTFPEQHKKVIAAITQYNPEFLIHTGDYIQDGRIWDQWQEFFDASRSFSSFIPLLTVIGNHERTADNYLKLFALPGNEQWYSFDYLNAHFVMLNTEEDFSPGSLQYQWVEAELKNSRPKYKWLFVIQHRQTFSSGKRGSDKKILENLEPLFRHNQVDMVFCGHEHFYERQRQAGVNYIITGGGGAPLYEVNPGDSTFHAESSLHYCQIEISDSTAKVRMVRVDGTSPDSLVIKK